Proteins from a single region of Nocardioides anomalus:
- a CDS encoding dihydrofolate reductase family protein, with product MGHVLATITTSVDGYVTAPDDGPEAGLGVGGERLHNWVFGGPWSQDSAPEPGTGMDPASEAYMAQITADLGAGICGRGMYESSGHWGGRNPFGGPLFVLTHRPDDERPDPSTGFFFVDGFDEALVLAREAAGDRGVSVNGGADVIRQALRAGVVDTLAISTAPVVLGAGKRLFDGFDDDLDLTIEAVHTSPWATHVIYRVPR from the coding sequence ATGGGACACGTACTGGCCACCATCACCACCTCCGTCGACGGCTACGTCACCGCGCCGGACGACGGCCCCGAGGCCGGGCTCGGCGTCGGGGGCGAGCGGCTGCACAACTGGGTCTTCGGCGGACCGTGGAGCCAGGACAGCGCGCCCGAGCCCGGCACGGGCATGGACCCGGCGTCGGAGGCGTACATGGCGCAGATCACCGCCGACCTCGGCGCCGGGATCTGCGGCCGCGGGATGTACGAGTCGTCCGGTCACTGGGGCGGGCGCAACCCGTTCGGCGGGCCGCTGTTCGTCCTCACCCACCGGCCCGACGACGAGCGGCCTGACCCGTCCACCGGCTTCTTCTTCGTCGACGGCTTCGACGAGGCGCTGGTCCTGGCGCGCGAGGCGGCCGGCGACCGCGGCGTCTCGGTCAACGGCGGGGCCGACGTGATCCGCCAGGCGTTGCGCGCCGGCGTGGTCGACACCCTCGCGATCTCCACCGCCCCGGTCGTGCTCGGCGCCGGCAAGCGGCTCTTCGACGGCTTCGACGACGACCTGGACCTCACCATCGAGGCCGTGCACACGTCGCCCTGGGCGACCCACGTGATCTACCGGGTGCCGCGCTGA
- a CDS encoding FAD-binding oxidoreductase, with product MIEMHPQRWGDPARAAALPDSTRGLVELAFGLAETPAAERVAVPPSALADDLLAPLRDALGAEHVRTDDETRRLRTRGKSTPDLLKARAGDLADAPDAVVRPGSHAEVEAVLAWAVEHHVAVVPFGGGTSVTGGLSARRDGFAGLVSLDLVRMDRLVSVDHESMTAVLEPGLRGPDAEALLAAEGVLLGHYPQSFEFASIGGFAATRSSGQSSAGYGRFDALVVGLRVATPRGPVELGSAPANAAGPDLRQLFLGSEGAFGVITAVTVRVRPLPETTVYEGWHWPSFAAGADAMRALAQSGLLPTVLRLSDEAETAINLARPDSIGGESAGGCLMITGYEGTPSAVAAKRTAVTALLTGLGGTSAGPEPGEAWAHGRFEAPYLRDAMLDVGVLVETLETATFWSNRQALYDAVRTALETSLGEGTLVLCHVSHVYETGCSLYFTVAAKGDADPLAQWLAAKRAASDAIVAAGATITHHHAVGTDHKPWLTAEIGELGASVLRAVKADLDPTGVLNPGVLIP from the coding sequence ATGATCGAGATGCACCCCCAGCGCTGGGGAGACCCGGCCCGGGCGGCCGCTCTGCCCGACTCGACCCGCGGGCTGGTGGAGCTGGCCTTCGGCCTGGCCGAGACCCCGGCGGCCGAGCGGGTCGCCGTACCGCCCTCGGCGCTGGCCGACGACCTGCTGGCCCCGCTGCGCGACGCCCTCGGGGCCGAGCACGTCCGGACCGACGACGAGACCCGCCGGCTGCGCACCCGCGGCAAGTCCACGCCCGACCTGCTCAAGGCGCGGGCCGGCGACCTGGCCGACGCCCCCGACGCCGTGGTCCGGCCGGGCTCGCACGCCGAGGTCGAGGCGGTCCTGGCCTGGGCTGTGGAGCACCACGTCGCTGTGGTCCCGTTCGGGGGCGGTACGTCGGTCACCGGCGGGCTCAGCGCGCGGCGCGACGGCTTCGCCGGCCTGGTCTCCCTGGACCTGGTCCGCATGGACCGCCTGGTCTCGGTCGACCACGAGTCGATGACCGCCGTGCTCGAGCCCGGCCTGCGCGGCCCGGACGCCGAGGCGCTGCTGGCCGCCGAGGGCGTGCTGCTGGGGCACTACCCGCAGTCCTTCGAGTTCGCCTCGATCGGCGGCTTCGCCGCGACCCGCTCCTCGGGCCAGTCCTCGGCCGGGTACGGCCGGTTCGACGCCCTCGTCGTGGGCCTCCGCGTGGCCACGCCGCGAGGCCCGGTCGAGCTGGGCTCGGCGCCGGCCAACGCCGCCGGCCCCGACCTGCGCCAGCTCTTCCTCGGCTCGGAGGGCGCGTTCGGCGTCATCACCGCCGTGACGGTGCGGGTCCGTCCGCTGCCCGAGACCACGGTCTACGAGGGGTGGCACTGGCCGTCCTTCGCCGCGGGGGCCGACGCCATGCGCGCGCTGGCCCAGTCGGGCCTGCTGCCCACGGTGCTCCGCCTGTCCGACGAGGCGGAGACGGCCATCAACCTGGCCCGCCCGGACAGCATCGGCGGGGAGAGCGCCGGCGGCTGCCTGATGATCACCGGCTACGAGGGGACGCCGTCGGCGGTCGCGGCCAAGCGGACCGCGGTCACCGCGCTGCTCACCGGGCTCGGCGGCACCTCGGCCGGCCCCGAGCCCGGCGAGGCCTGGGCGCACGGCCGGTTCGAGGCGCCGTACCTCCGCGACGCGATGCTCGACGTCGGCGTCCTGGTCGAGACCCTGGAGACGGCGACGTTCTGGTCGAACCGCCAGGCGCTGTACGACGCGGTGCGGACCGCACTCGAGACGAGCCTGGGCGAGGGCACACTCGTGCTCTGCCACGTCTCGCACGTCTACGAGACCGGCTGCTCGCTCTACTTCACGGTCGCGGCCAAGGGCGACGCGGACCCGCTGGCGCAGTGGCTGGCCGCCAAGCGCGCGGCCAGCGACGCGATCGTCGCCGCCGGCGCCACCATCACCCACCACCACGCCGTCGGCACCGACCACAAGCCGTGGCTGACCGCCGAGATCGGCGAGCTCGGCGCCTCGGTGCTGCGCGCGGTCAAGGCCGACCTCGACCCGACCGGCGTGCTCAACCCGGGGGTGCTCATCCCGTGA
- a CDS encoding glycerol-3-phosphate dehydrogenase/oxidase, whose amino-acid sequence MTGHRITAGPAGVPNEVDVVVIGLGITGAGVALDAVTRGLSVLAVDAHDLAFGTSRWSSKLVHGGLRYLASGQLGVAHESAVERHLLMEVTAPHLTHAMATLIPLNDAVTALQSTVIRGGLLGGDLLRRAAHTSPDTLPRPRRIGTAEALALAPPLRRAGLRGALLGWDGQLEDDARLVTTVARTAAAHGAHVRTRARVLAATGTAVTLRDELTGGTVVVRARAVVNATGVWAADLVHEIRLRPSRGTHLVLREDCVSGLRAAVFAPVPGQTNRFVLVLPQPDGTAYVGLTDEPADGPVPDVPQPTEPEIGFLLDVVSAAFERPLHRGDVVGAYAGLRPLLDAGPGETADLSRQHATLVSRTGVVTTVGGKLTTYRQMAEDAVDAAVAHAGIDAGPCRTRALPLLGAADRITLAGLEQPRRLVRRFGTDAALVLDTARSVTGLGDEELLAPGVQGVTLAELVFGVTHEGAHDVDDLLDRRTRVGLVPADRARAVPLAERALGLVVAHR is encoded by the coding sequence GTGACCGGCCACCGCATCACCGCCGGCCCGGCCGGCGTGCCGAACGAGGTCGACGTCGTGGTGATCGGTCTCGGCATCACCGGCGCCGGCGTGGCGCTGGACGCGGTGACCCGCGGCCTGTCCGTCCTGGCCGTCGACGCCCACGACCTGGCCTTCGGGACGTCGCGCTGGTCGTCCAAGCTCGTGCACGGCGGGCTGCGCTACCTCGCCTCGGGCCAGCTCGGCGTGGCCCACGAGAGCGCGGTCGAGCGGCACCTGCTCATGGAGGTCACCGCGCCGCACCTCACCCACGCCATGGCCACGCTCATCCCGCTCAACGACGCCGTCACCGCGCTGCAGTCCACGGTGATCCGCGGCGGGCTGCTCGGCGGCGACCTGCTGCGCCGGGCCGCGCACACCAGCCCGGACACCCTGCCCCGCCCGCGCCGGATCGGCACCGCCGAGGCGCTCGCCCTGGCCCCGCCGCTGCGCCGGGCCGGGCTGCGCGGGGCGCTGCTCGGCTGGGACGGCCAGCTGGAGGACGACGCCCGGCTGGTCACCACCGTGGCCCGCACCGCGGCCGCCCACGGCGCCCACGTCCGCACCCGCGCCCGGGTGCTGGCCGCGACCGGCACCGCGGTCACCCTGCGCGACGAGCTGACGGGGGGCACCGTCGTGGTGCGCGCTCGTGCCGTGGTCAACGCGACCGGCGTGTGGGCGGCCGACCTGGTCCACGAGATCCGGCTGCGTCCCAGCCGCGGCACCCACCTGGTGCTGCGCGAGGACTGCGTGTCGGGGCTGCGGGCGGCGGTGTTCGCGCCCGTGCCCGGCCAGACCAACCGCTTCGTGCTCGTGCTCCCCCAGCCCGACGGCACGGCGTACGTCGGACTCACCGACGAGCCCGCCGACGGCCCGGTGCCCGACGTGCCCCAGCCGACCGAGCCCGAGATCGGCTTCCTGCTCGACGTGGTGAGCGCCGCCTTCGAGCGGCCGCTGCACCGCGGTGACGTGGTCGGGGCGTACGCCGGGCTCCGCCCGCTCCTCGACGCCGGGCCCGGTGAGACCGCCGACCTCTCGCGCCAGCACGCCACCCTGGTCAGCCGCACCGGCGTCGTCACCACCGTGGGCGGCAAGCTCACGACGTACCGCCAGATGGCCGAGGACGCCGTCGACGCCGCCGTCGCGCACGCCGGGATCGACGCCGGCCCCTGCCGGACCCGCGCGTTGCCGCTGCTCGGCGCGGCCGACCGGATCACCCTCGCCGGGCTCGAGCAGCCGCGGCGCCTGGTCCGGCGCTTCGGCACCGACGCCGCGCTGGTCCTCGACACCGCGCGTTCGGTGACCGGGCTCGGAGACGAGGAGCTGCTGGCCCCAGGGGTGCAGGGCGTGACCCTGGCCGAGCTCGTCTTCGGCGTCACCCACGAGGGCGCGCACGACGTCGACGACCTGCTCGACCGCCGCACGCGGGTCGGTCTGGTGCCCGCCGACCGGGCGCGCGCCGTACCCCTCGCCGAGCGCGCCCTGGGTCTGGTCGTCGCGCACCGATGA
- a CDS encoding pirin family protein, translating to MAVDIRRGTDRFSERQAGRITKHAFSFGEQYDEAHVRFGPMVCHDDHLLRQGEGFPEHEHADLAIVTWVVSGAVSHTGPDGEATLTAGQGAVFRTGPGARHAEVAAAPQTRFVQVWLTDPEPPAASSYTSLAGGGVETEVLPGAVFTELRLGDLETVVLPVAPRVHAFVARGALLRSSLAEPLHDGDAFLFTDEPAHEVTAGVPSELLVWQFS from the coding sequence GTGGCCGTCGACATCCGCCGGGGAACCGATCGATTCAGCGAAAGGCAGGCGGGCCGGATCACGAAGCACGCCTTCTCCTTCGGCGAGCAGTACGACGAGGCGCACGTCCGGTTCGGACCGATGGTCTGCCACGACGACCACCTCCTCCGTCAGGGTGAGGGCTTCCCCGAGCACGAGCACGCCGACCTGGCCATCGTGACCTGGGTCGTCTCCGGCGCCGTGTCCCACACCGGCCCGGACGGCGAGGCCACCCTGACGGCCGGGCAGGGCGCGGTCTTCCGGACCGGGCCGGGGGCGCGCCACGCCGAGGTGGCGGCCGCGCCGCAGACCCGCTTCGTGCAGGTCTGGCTGACCGACCCGGAGCCGCCGGCCGCGTCGTCGTACACGTCGCTGGCCGGGGGCGGCGTCGAGACCGAGGTGCTGCCGGGCGCGGTCTTCACCGAGCTGCGCCTCGGCGACCTCGAGACCGTCGTGCTGCCGGTCGCGCCCCGGGTGCACGCGTTCGTGGCCCGCGGCGCCCTGCTCCGCTCGAGCCTGGCCGAGCCGCTGCACGACGGCGACGCGTTCCTGTTCACCGACGAGCCCGCGCACGAGGTCACCGCCGGGGTGCCGAGCGAGCTGCTGGTCTGGCAGTTCTCCTAG
- a CDS encoding TetR/AcrR family transcriptional regulator → MTSLRHNAAEATAEREPRDAYLDAARDCLLDVGWRRTTLTEVARRAGVSRMTIYRTWADMPTLLADLMTREWEGVVTEQVVAAGPALERVVDGIVGTVRQLRQNELFVRIVELDPELILPYLFSRRGRSQDFILALTAEAVAQGQAAGEIRGGDPTTIARGLLLAVHGFVLSVHTMVDDTVTEDALDAELATLLTRTLRP, encoded by the coding sequence ATGACGTCACTTCGTCACAACGCGGCCGAGGCCACGGCCGAGCGCGAGCCGCGCGACGCCTACCTCGACGCCGCCCGCGACTGCCTCCTCGACGTGGGGTGGCGGCGCACCACGCTGACCGAGGTGGCCCGCCGGGCCGGGGTCAGCCGGATGACCATCTACCGGACCTGGGCCGACATGCCCACCCTGCTGGCCGACCTGATGACCCGGGAGTGGGAGGGCGTGGTCACCGAGCAGGTCGTCGCGGCCGGCCCGGCGCTCGAGCGGGTGGTGGACGGCATCGTCGGCACGGTCCGCCAGCTGCGCCAGAACGAGCTGTTCGTGCGCATCGTCGAGCTCGACCCGGAGCTGATCCTGCCCTACCTGTTCAGCCGGCGCGGGCGCTCGCAGGACTTCATCCTGGCCCTCACCGCGGAGGCCGTGGCCCAGGGCCAGGCCGCCGGCGAGATCCGCGGCGGGGACCCCACGACCATCGCCCGCGGGCTGCTGCTGGCCGTGCACGGCTTCGTGCTCTCGGTGCACACCATGGTCGACGACACGGTGACCGAGGACGCGCTCGACGCCGAGCTCGCCACCCTGCTGACCCGGACGCTGCGGCCGTGA
- a CDS encoding sigma-70 family RNA polymerase sigma factor, whose translation MTTAQDDPTAELDDFPTLTERYQRELLAHCYRMSGSVHEAEDLVQETFLRAWKASANFQGRSSVRTWLYRIATNVCLTNLENKPRRPLPAGLGTPDQMAGDALEADHEVAWLEPIPDAAVVVAERDSIRLAFVAALQHLPAKQRAVLILRDVLRWSAAEVAESLDTTVAAVNSALQRAHAQMNDRGLTDETVEDGLDDGQRVLLDRYVDAFWRKDIDAIVQLLRAEATWEMPPFTGWYLGNENIGRLIATQCPGGINDMPMVETRANGQPAFGLYMRSPDGGFEPFHLQVLDIQDGKVAHVGAFFDPALFATFGLPARLPADYQPGDPVPADAAVARGDHVPAGHEAHTPSLS comes from the coding sequence GTGACCACTGCCCAGGACGACCCCACGGCCGAGCTGGACGACTTCCCGACGCTGACCGAGCGCTACCAGCGCGAGCTGCTCGCGCACTGCTACCGGATGAGCGGGTCGGTGCACGAGGCCGAGGACCTGGTCCAGGAGACGTTCCTGCGGGCGTGGAAGGCGTCGGCCAACTTCCAGGGCCGCAGCTCGGTGCGCACCTGGCTCTACCGGATCGCCACCAACGTGTGCCTGACCAACCTGGAGAACAAGCCGCGCCGCCCGCTGCCCGCCGGGCTCGGCACCCCCGACCAGATGGCCGGCGACGCGCTCGAGGCCGACCACGAGGTGGCCTGGCTCGAGCCGATCCCCGACGCCGCCGTCGTGGTCGCCGAGCGCGACTCGATCCGGCTGGCCTTCGTCGCCGCCCTGCAGCACCTGCCGGCCAAGCAGCGGGCGGTGCTGATCCTGCGCGACGTGCTGCGCTGGTCGGCCGCGGAGGTGGCCGAGTCGCTCGACACCACCGTGGCCGCCGTCAACTCCGCGCTCCAGCGCGCCCACGCCCAGATGAACGACCGCGGCCTGACCGACGAGACCGTCGAGGACGGCCTGGATGACGGCCAGCGGGTGCTGCTCGACCGCTACGTCGACGCGTTCTGGCGCAAGGACATCGACGCGATCGTGCAGCTGCTGCGGGCCGAGGCCACGTGGGAGATGCCGCCGTTCACCGGGTGGTACCTCGGCAACGAGAACATCGGCCGCCTCATCGCCACGCAGTGTCCCGGCGGCATCAACGACATGCCGATGGTCGAGACCCGGGCCAACGGGCAACCGGCCTTCGGCCTCTACATGCGCAGCCCAGACGGCGGGTTCGAGCCCTTCCACCTCCAGGTCCTCGACATCCAGGACGGGAAGGTCGCCCACGTGGGGGCGTTCTTCGACCCGGCGCTGTTCGCCACCTTCGGGCTGCCCGCGCGGCTGCCCGCCGACTACCAGCCCGGTGACCCGGTGCCCGCCGACGCCGCCGTCGCCCGCGGGGACCACGTCCCCGCCGGCCACGAGGCGCACACCCCGAGCCTGTCGTGA
- a CDS encoding diacylglycerol/lipid kinase family protein, with protein sequence MSRSFTFLVNPASGGGAAPAAVVPVARALREAGATVDVTYSPGPRAMAALVDAAVARGDVVVSVGGDGMLSSLAGLVSAAGGTLGVVPAGRGNDFARMLGLPTAPDQVAGLLLAGAVPAVDLVALSLPGTDERLVAGSVYSGVDARASEIVDRSRRLPRRVQYPYAALRALATYAPARYAVTVDGVEQTYDAATVVVANSAYYGSGMQIAPAAAVTDGRLDVVVVGAASRLALMRSLPKIYDGSHVALPEVTVLTGRRVELRADARVPVPVGGDGEPLGVLPPLAAEPAVVEVRPGALSMISG encoded by the coding sequence GTGAGCCGCTCGTTCACGTTCCTGGTCAACCCGGCCTCGGGCGGCGGGGCCGCGCCGGCCGCCGTCGTCCCCGTTGCCCGCGCGCTGCGCGAGGCCGGTGCCACCGTCGACGTGACCTACTCGCCCGGTCCCCGCGCGATGGCCGCGCTGGTCGACGCCGCGGTGGCCCGCGGCGACGTCGTGGTCTCGGTCGGCGGCGACGGGATGCTGTCCTCGCTGGCCGGGCTGGTGTCGGCGGCCGGCGGGACGCTCGGCGTGGTCCCGGCCGGGCGGGGCAACGACTTCGCGCGGATGCTCGGGCTGCCCACCGCGCCCGACCAGGTCGCGGGGCTCCTGCTGGCCGGCGCGGTCCCGGCCGTGGACCTGGTCGCGCTCTCCCTCCCCGGGACCGACGAGCGGCTGGTGGCCGGCTCGGTCTACTCCGGCGTCGACGCCCGCGCCTCGGAGATCGTGGACCGCTCGCGGCGGCTGCCGCGGCGGGTGCAGTACCCGTACGCCGCGCTGCGCGCGCTCGCGACGTACGCCCCGGCCCGCTACGCGGTCACCGTCGACGGCGTCGAGCAGACCTACGACGCGGCCACGGTGGTGGTGGCCAACTCGGCGTACTACGGCTCCGGCATGCAGATCGCCCCGGCCGCCGCGGTGACCGACGGGCGATTGGACGTGGTCGTGGTCGGCGCCGCCTCCCGGCTGGCGCTGATGCGCTCGCTGCCCAAGATCTACGACGGCTCGCACGTGGCGCTGCCCGAGGTCACCGTCCTGACCGGCCGGCGGGTCGAGCTGCGCGCCGACGCGCGGGTCCCGGTGCCGGTCGGCGGCGACGGCGAGCCCCTCGGCGTCCTGCCCCCGCTCGCGGCCGAGCCCGCGGTGGTCGAGGTGCGGCCGGGTGCGCTGTCGATGATTTCCGGCTGA